In the Catenovulum adriaticum genome, AATCAATCCAATCATGTGTTTCGATTGGATCTACATCGTGATTAAGGACGTCAGACATATAGTTTTCCTTTATCGTTAGGCTCGCAAAGCTAAAACCGCTTTTGCTTCATCTTAGCCAATCTAGTGTTTTAGTTCTTTTTGCACACGGCGCATAGCTCGTTGCAATCGGTTTTCTTCTTGCCCTAACTGAAGTAACGACTCTTCAATAAAGGACAAATGATGATGTGATGCCATACGAGCTGCTTCAGGATCTCTAGCTAATATTGCAACCATCAGTGAATCTCTGTGTTTATCTAAACTTGGCAATATTTCAGGCTTAGCTGATAATATTTCTATATTTTGCGCGATATTCTTCTTAATTAAAACCGCCATGCCCTGCACTAAATGTACAATAACCAAGTTGTGCGACGCTTCTGCAATCGCTAAATAAAATTCATATAAAGCTTCTACCTGCTCAACAATCTGTGACTGAGCTTTCTCTTGAGTTAACTTAAAGCCTTGCTGTATTTGCTTAAAATCAGCTTCAGTACCTCTTAACGCAGCATAATACGCTGAAATGCCTTCTAATGCATGACGAAACTCAAGCAAGTCAAACTGAGTTTCTGGTTTGGAAGATATTAACTGGAAAAGTGGATCGGCCAGCGCACTTTGCAACTGATTATGAACATAAGTGCCACCGCCCTGACGACGATATACCAAACCTTTAGCTTCTAATTTTTGAATTGCTTCACGCAAAGACGGCCGTGACACCTCGAACTGTTTAGCCAGTTCTCGCTCAGGCGGCAACTTTTGCCCCGGCAACAAACTACCTTCCAGAATCATGGTTTCTAACTGTTGTAAAATTGCATCAGCTAATTTTGGCTGGCGAACCTTATGATAATTCATTCACTTCCATCTTAGGATAATTGGTAATACCAATTCATTTGACGCAATACCTTACCAGAACCTAGTTACTCTGTAAATTAACTAAGCTTGTTTTATATCAAGACTAAGCCGCTTTTTTCATGCAAAGCGGCTGTTTTAGCGCATTAACTAGTATTATTTCAAATATAAATAATTATAAGTAATTTGCGTGATATTTTAATTATTGGTTTGCGCAACGCCTGCTTGTAAACCTCTTTCTAATTCAGCCATACCAGTAGGCAAATCAATTTGCCCCCCTAAATCACGAATAGAACAACCAAATGCATGCAAAGTTCTAAATAAATGATGCGCCCGACTTTGCTCACCCATTTGCCCTATTCTAACAATATTAAGCCCAAACGAGCCCGCGATTTCAACCCTATATTGATTTGAAATATGATGACATAAAGCTTTTTGTTCAATGCCTTCAGGGACATTAATTCCAATGACTGAGTTTAATCTTGCTTGCTCAGGAACATACAGTGATAAACCTAAAGCTTCAATACCTCGTTGCAATGCAAGTGAGCATCGTAAATGTCGAGCGAAGCGGCTTTCTAATGTTTCTTTACAAATCAAAGCTAGCGCTTCATGAATCGCCAAAATGCCAGAAACTGGCGCTGTGTAATGATACGAACCATGATGCCAAAACTGCTCAGCAAGTTGTGCATCTAAACACCACTGTGGGCATTTGGATGGTCTTGCATGCATTCGTTGATAAGCACGCTCAGAAAATGCAATTAAAGAAACGCCAGGTATTGAAGACAACCCTTTTTGACCACCTGTTATCACAGCATCAATTTTCCACTCATCCATTTTTAATGGCATAGTACTTAACGTACAAACGGCATCTACAATCACGTAGCAATCATATTGATGCGCTAATTGGCTAATTTCAGCTAAGTTTTTATTACACACAGTATTAGATGTTTCACCTTGGACAAGCGTTAATACCTCTGGCTTAAAGGTGTCTAAAATTTGTTTAATTTGTGCTAGATCGGGAATTTTAGTTTCTTCAACCTGAAGAGTTTTAACATCAGCCCCCACTCGCGATGCCATTTCAGCTAACCGACTGCTAAAAAAGCCGTTGCTAATACTCAGTACTCGCGTATTTTGCCAAACTAAATTAGTTACCGCCATTTCCATTGCTGCGGAACCCGGTCCTGCAACCCCTAAAATCCATGGTGATTGCGTTTGAAATACATAACGAGACATTTGTTTTACCTGATCAATAATCTTGGCCATTGTCTCGCCAAGGTGATTAATCACAATTGAGTTCGCTTTAGCCACTTGCTCGGGGATAGGTACAGGCCCTGCCCCCATCATTAATAATGGTTCGTTCGGCAAAATTTCGTCAAGTGAAATCAATTCGGGAGAGGGTATGAGCATAGTGGATTAAAAAACCTCAATAATCAGTGCGCTTTTAGCAAACGTTTTGGATAATAAGCTGATTAAGATAGCAATAATTTCATTAAGCTGTCATTAATATTTTAATCATTAAAGCGTAAATATCAGGCATTTTATAAAAATATGCACGTTTTTGTATCTTCAGATCATACACAAATAGGCCCGCAAGGCATTTGTCTCGTTGAATAGACCGCGACTGCCCTTTCCGCCAAAATAAACACGATAAAAAATCAGGTTAATTGGCAATTCATGTAGGGATGGGCAAATTAGGCCAATCGACTTTTATCTCGACGACAACGAATAAAAAGAGCCACCAAACAAGATAAAAGTAACATATTTGTATTTGGTTCAGATATCGCTGTCGGCTGAGTCGTTCGCACCAAAGCAATTCCAGTATCTGGCAAGCTATCGTAAGGATTCAATTCATCCTTTAACAACATGACTCTACCGTTTAAATATTCGTATAAAAACCCATCAAATCGATTATATTCATCTCGAACCCTAGTATAAGTATAATCTTGGTCAGCATCGGTATCTTCTCCAATCCAAGCTGCCGCCATTTGAACAGGGTCGCCGACATC is a window encoding:
- the pdhR gene encoding pyruvate dehydrogenase complex transcriptional repressor PdhR codes for the protein MNYHKVRQPKLADAILQQLETMILEGSLLPGQKLPPERELAKQFEVSRPSLREAIQKLEAKGLVYRRQGGGTYVHNQLQSALADPLFQLISSKPETQFDLLEFRHALEGISAYYAALRGTEADFKQIQQGFKLTQEKAQSQIVEQVEALYEFYLAIAEASHNLVIVHLVQGMAVLIKKNIAQNIEILSAKPEILPSLDKHRDSLMVAILARDPEAARMASHHHLSFIEESLLQLGQEENRLQRAMRRVQKELKH
- a CDS encoding pyridoxal-phosphate-dependent aminotransferase family protein; its protein translation is MLIPSPELISLDEILPNEPLLMMGAGPVPIPEQVAKANSIVINHLGETMAKIIDQVKQMSRYVFQTQSPWILGVAGPGSAAMEMAVTNLVWQNTRVLSISNGFFSSRLAEMASRVGADVKTLQVEETKIPDLAQIKQILDTFKPEVLTLVQGETSNTVCNKNLAEISQLAHQYDCYVIVDAVCTLSTMPLKMDEWKIDAVITGGQKGLSSIPGVSLIAFSERAYQRMHARPSKCPQWCLDAQLAEQFWHHGSYHYTAPVSGILAIHEALALICKETLESRFARHLRCSLALQRGIEALGLSLYVPEQARLNSVIGINVPEGIEQKALCHHISNQYRVEIAGSFGLNIVRIGQMGEQSRAHHLFRTLHAFGCSIRDLGGQIDLPTGMAELERGLQAGVAQTNN